A single window of Mycolicibacterium madagascariense DNA harbors:
- a CDS encoding DUF2334 domain-containing protein encodes MAGELIVSISGIKDRTLADVAAFRDELAERGVPASYLVAPRLKGGYRLDRDADTVEWLTARRADGDAVVLHGYDEAATKKRRGEFAALPAHEANLRLMGADRVLEHLGLRTRLFAAPGWTVSQGTLTALPRNGFRLVAELGGMTDLVRGTTVRARVVGIGEGFLTEAWWCRTLVLSAERTARRAGTVRIAVAATQLRRSGPRQAMLDAIDLALLHHRAPAVYRWEPQPALTDAA; translated from the coding sequence GTGGCTGGAGAACTGATCGTCTCGATCTCCGGAATCAAGGACCGCACGCTCGCCGACGTCGCGGCCTTCCGCGACGAACTCGCCGAACGCGGCGTCCCCGCGTCGTACCTGGTGGCCCCTCGGCTGAAGGGCGGCTACCGACTCGACCGCGACGCCGACACCGTCGAGTGGCTGACCGCGCGCCGCGCCGACGGTGACGCCGTCGTCCTGCACGGATACGACGAGGCGGCCACCAAGAAGCGCCGCGGCGAGTTCGCCGCGCTGCCTGCCCACGAGGCCAACCTGCGGCTGATGGGCGCCGACCGGGTCCTCGAGCATCTGGGTCTGCGGACGCGGTTGTTCGCCGCACCCGGTTGGACGGTGTCGCAGGGCACGCTGACGGCGCTGCCGCGCAACGGCTTTCGCCTCGTCGCCGAGCTCGGCGGCATGACGGACCTGGTGCGCGGAACGACGGTCCGGGCCCGTGTCGTCGGCATCGGCGAGGGGTTCCTCACAGAGGCCTGGTGGTGCCGCACCCTGGTGCTGTCGGCCGAACGCACCGCGCGGCGGGCCGGAACCGTCCGGATCGCCGTGGCTGCCACGCAGCTGCGCCGCTCGGGACCGCGGCAGGCGATGCTCGACGCGATCGACCTCGCTCTGCTCCACCACCGTGCGCCCGCGGTGTACCGCTGGGAGCCACAGCCCGCGCTGACAGACGCCGCCTAA
- a CDS encoding glutathione peroxidase produces the protein MSLTDIPLTTLDGRSTSLAEYADSAVLLVNVASKCGLTPQYTALEQLAKDYRDRGLVVIGVPCNQFMGQEPGTAEEIQEFCSTTYGVTFPLLAKTDVNGADRHPLYAELVQTADADGTAGDVQWNFEKFLLAPGGRVVKRFRPATVPDAPEVVDAIEAVLPS, from the coding sequence ATGAGCCTCACCGACATCCCCCTGACCACCCTCGACGGCCGGTCGACCTCACTGGCCGAATACGCCGACAGCGCAGTGCTTCTCGTCAACGTGGCGTCCAAGTGCGGGCTCACGCCGCAGTACACCGCCCTGGAGCAGCTGGCCAAGGACTACCGCGACCGCGGGCTCGTGGTGATCGGCGTGCCCTGCAATCAGTTCATGGGTCAGGAACCGGGCACTGCCGAGGAGATCCAGGAGTTCTGCTCCACCACCTACGGCGTGACCTTCCCGCTGCTCGCCAAGACCGACGTCAACGGCGCCGACCGGCACCCGCTGTACGCCGAGCTCGTGCAGACCGCCGACGCCGACGGTACCGCGGGTGACGTGCAGTGGAACTTCGAGAAGTTCCTGCTGGCGCCCGGTGGCCGGGTCGTCAAGCGGTTCCGGCCCGCCACGGTGCCCGACGCGCCCGAGGTCGTCGACGCGATCGAAGCGGTCCTGCCCAGCTAA
- a CDS encoding S9 family peptidase gives MSGAPPIAKRVEHRREHHGDVFIDHYEWLRDKSNPEVISYLEAENAYADEQTDALAPLRQKIFDEIKARTKETDLSVPTRRGAWWYYGRSVEGKQYGIHCRCPVADLDDWTPPVLDENADVPGEQVLLDENVEAEGHEFFSLGAASISIDGHTLAFSVDVVGDERYTLRFKDLRTGELYDDTIVGIGSGATWAADDHTIYYVTVDDAWRPDTVWRHRLGSGQPGERVYHEPDERFWVGVGRSRSNKYVFIASGSSVTTEMLYADAADGDAEFVSILPRREGVEYSVEHAVVGGEDRFLILHNDGAENFTLVEAPVAEPTAFHTLIAHRGDVRLDGVDAFAGHFVVSYRSDALPRIQLWPIGSDGSYGTPEEITFETELTSSGLSGNPNWSAPVLRVGTTSFIVPVRIYDIDLETGERTLLREQAVLGDYRPHDYVECRDWAVAPDGTRVPVSIVHRAGLEFPAPTLLYGYGAYESCEDPRFSIARLSLLDRGMVFAVAHVRGGGEMGRPWYEHGKMLEKKNTFTDFIAVGAHLVGTDVTRPEQLVAMGGSAGGLLMGAVANMAPDLFAGILAQVPFVDALTTILDPSLPLTVTEWDEWGNPLANEDVYHYMKSYTPYENVDAKDYPAILAMTSLNDTRVFYVEPAKWVAALRHSKTDDHPVLLKTEMSAGHGGISGRYERWKEAAFMYAWVLATAGGVASGA, from the coding sequence ATGAGCGGTGCCCCGCCGATTGCCAAGCGTGTCGAGCACCGTCGCGAGCACCACGGCGACGTGTTCATCGACCACTACGAATGGCTGCGGGACAAGTCCAACCCCGAGGTGATCTCGTACCTGGAGGCCGAGAACGCCTACGCCGACGAGCAGACCGACGCGCTGGCGCCGCTGCGGCAGAAGATCTTCGACGAGATCAAGGCCCGCACCAAGGAGACCGACCTGTCGGTGCCGACCCGCCGCGGGGCGTGGTGGTACTACGGCCGCAGCGTCGAAGGCAAGCAGTACGGCATCCACTGCCGCTGTCCCGTCGCCGATCTCGACGACTGGACGCCGCCCGTCCTCGACGAGAACGCCGACGTCCCCGGCGAACAGGTCCTGCTCGACGAGAACGTCGAAGCGGAGGGACACGAGTTCTTCTCCCTCGGCGCGGCCTCGATCAGCATCGACGGCCACACTCTCGCCTTCTCCGTCGACGTCGTCGGTGACGAGCGATACACCCTGCGGTTCAAGGACTTGCGCACCGGCGAGCTGTACGACGACACCATCGTCGGCATCGGCTCCGGCGCGACGTGGGCGGCCGACGACCACACCATCTACTACGTCACGGTGGACGACGCCTGGCGCCCGGACACCGTGTGGCGCCACCGCCTCGGATCGGGCCAACCCGGCGAGAGGGTCTACCACGAACCCGACGAGCGGTTCTGGGTCGGCGTCGGACGCTCGCGCAGCAACAAGTACGTGTTCATCGCGTCGGGCAGTTCGGTGACCACGGAGATGCTGTACGCCGACGCCGCCGACGGCGACGCCGAATTCGTCTCGATCCTGCCGCGTCGCGAGGGCGTCGAGTACTCCGTCGAGCACGCCGTGGTCGGTGGCGAGGACCGGTTCCTGATCCTGCACAACGACGGCGCGGAGAACTTCACCCTCGTCGAGGCTCCGGTCGCCGAACCCACTGCCTTCCACACGCTGATCGCGCACCGCGGGGACGTCCGCCTCGACGGTGTCGACGCGTTCGCCGGTCACTTCGTCGTCAGTTACCGCAGTGACGCACTGCCGCGAATTCAGTTGTGGCCCATCGGTTCTGACGGCAGCTATGGCACGCCGGAGGAGATCACCTTCGAGACCGAGCTGACGTCGTCCGGCCTGTCCGGCAACCCGAACTGGTCGGCGCCGGTGCTGCGCGTGGGGACGACGTCGTTCATCGTGCCGGTGCGCATCTACGACATCGACCTCGAAACGGGCGAGCGGACGCTGCTGCGCGAGCAGGCCGTGCTCGGCGACTACCGGCCGCACGACTACGTGGAGTGCCGGGACTGGGCCGTCGCCCCCGACGGCACCCGGGTCCCGGTGTCGATCGTCCACCGCGCGGGACTGGAGTTTCCGGCGCCGACGCTGCTCTACGGGTACGGCGCCTACGAGTCGTGCGAGGATCCGCGCTTCTCCATCGCGCGGCTGTCGCTGCTCGACCGTGGCATGGTCTTCGCCGTCGCGCACGTGCGGGGCGGTGGCGAGATGGGCAGGCCGTGGTACGAGCACGGCAAGATGCTCGAGAAGAAGAACACCTTCACCGACTTCATCGCGGTCGGCGCGCACCTGGTCGGCACCGACGTCACGCGGCCGGAGCAGCTGGTCGCGATGGGTGGTAGCGCCGGCGGGTTGCTGATGGGTGCGGTCGCGAACATGGCGCCGGACCTCTTCGCGGGCATCCTGGCGCAGGTGCCGTTCGTCGACGCCCTCACCACGATCCTCGACCCGTCGCTACCGCTGACCGTCACCGAATGGGACGAGTGGGGCAACCCGCTGGCCAACGAGGACGTCTACCACTACATGAAGTCCTACACCCCGTATGAGAACGTCGACGCCAAGGACTATCCCGCCATCCTGGCCATGACGTCGCTCAACGACACCAGGGTCTTCTACGTCGAGCCAGCGAAATGGGTTGCCGCGCTTCGGCATAGCAAGACCGACGACCACCCGGTGCTGCTGAAGACCGAGATGAGCGCGGGCCACGGTGGCATCAGCGGACGGTACGAGCGCTGGAAGGAGGCGGCATTCATGTACGCCTGGGTGCTGGCCACCGCAGGCGGGGTAGCGTCGGGCGCATGA
- a CDS encoding phosphoribosylaminoimidazolesuccinocarboxamide synthase, whose amino-acid sequence MRPALTDYHHLASGKVRELYQIDADHLLFVASDRISAYDHILDSHIPDKGRILTAMSVFFFDFLDAPNHLAGPPDDERIPEEVLGRALVVRRLQMMPVECVARGYLTGSGIVDYRATGRVCGIELPAGLTEASKFAEPLFTPATKAELGEHDENVSYEAVAELVGDEHAAQLRDLTLQIYRQAAEHALSKGIIIADTKFEFGVDVDGQMVLADEVFTPDSSRYWRADAYQEGVVQESFDKQFVRNWLTGPESGWDRHGDAPPPPLPRDVIEATRARYIEAYERISGLQFTDWIGAT is encoded by the coding sequence ATGCGTCCAGCTCTGACCGACTATCACCATCTGGCCAGCGGCAAGGTTCGTGAGCTCTACCAGATCGACGCAGACCACCTGCTGTTCGTGGCCAGCGACCGCATCTCCGCCTACGACCACATCCTGGACAGCCACATCCCCGACAAGGGCCGCATCCTCACCGCGATGAGCGTGTTCTTCTTCGACTTCCTCGACGCGCCGAATCATCTGGCGGGCCCGCCCGACGACGAGCGGATCCCCGAGGAGGTCCTCGGCCGCGCGCTGGTGGTCCGGCGGCTGCAGATGATGCCCGTCGAGTGCGTGGCGCGCGGCTACCTCACGGGGTCGGGCATCGTCGACTATCGCGCGACGGGCCGGGTGTGCGGCATCGAGCTGCCGGCGGGGTTGACCGAGGCCAGCAAGTTCGCCGAGCCGCTGTTCACCCCCGCCACGAAGGCCGAGTTGGGCGAGCACGACGAGAACGTCAGCTACGAGGCCGTCGCCGAGCTGGTCGGCGACGAGCATGCCGCGCAGCTGCGCGACCTCACCCTGCAGATCTATCGGCAGGCCGCCGAGCATGCGCTGAGCAAGGGAATCATCATCGCCGACACCAAGTTCGAGTTCGGTGTCGACGTCGACGGTCAGATGGTGCTCGCCGACGAGGTGTTCACCCCCGACTCGTCGCGGTACTGGCGGGCCGACGCCTACCAGGAGGGCGTCGTGCAGGAGAGCTTCGACAAGCAGTTCGTCCGCAACTGGCTGACCGGGCCGGAATCCGGCTGGGACCGGCACGGCGACGCGCCGCCCCCACCGCTGCCCCGGGACGTCATCGAGGCCACCAGGGCGCGTTACATCGAAGCGTACGAACGTATTTCGGGTTTGCAATTCACTGACTGGATCGGAGCCACATGA
- a CDS encoding type IV toxin-antitoxin system AbiEi family antitoxin domain-containing protein — protein MLDDHVRHHDGVITLAQALRVGLSEKAVRRRVQSGHWRRCSRGVYFVDDRPFTDAARIRAAVWGHGDRAAASGLAAAYWHSLTTFAPHVVEVTMPRNSHGRSRAGCRVRRRDLVRTDVVERRGLRVTALPLTVIEAAVRRGGGPALVDAALRRHTELQPLWAAHVRNKGRYGSPAARRLLHAAEGGAKSEAERLFKRLLTKAGITGWTANQRVAGYEVDFVARVAGYEVDFVFRAERLAVEIDGFAFHSASDDFQHDRIKQNAIALAGFQVLRFTWLDLTEYPERVLAEVRRAISAR, from the coding sequence ATGCTCGACGATCACGTACGTCACCACGATGGGGTCATCACCCTCGCCCAGGCCCTGCGGGTGGGGCTGAGCGAGAAGGCCGTCCGGCGACGGGTTCAGTCCGGTCACTGGCGACGATGCTCTCGCGGGGTGTACTTCGTCGACGACCGCCCCTTCACCGACGCCGCGCGCATTCGTGCCGCGGTCTGGGGTCACGGTGATCGCGCTGCCGCGAGCGGGCTGGCGGCGGCCTATTGGCACTCGCTGACCACGTTCGCGCCCCACGTCGTCGAAGTGACGATGCCCCGCAACAGTCACGGTCGTAGCCGAGCGGGCTGTCGCGTACGGCGGCGAGACCTCGTCCGAACCGACGTCGTCGAGCGACGTGGATTGCGGGTGACGGCACTACCGCTGACGGTCATCGAAGCGGCCGTCCGGCGTGGAGGCGGCCCCGCCCTCGTCGATGCTGCCCTTCGACGACACACCGAGTTGCAGCCGCTGTGGGCAGCTCATGTGCGTAACAAGGGTCGCTACGGGTCGCCTGCGGCACGCCGTCTCCTCCACGCCGCCGAGGGCGGGGCGAAGTCGGAAGCCGAGCGCCTCTTCAAGCGGCTGCTGACGAAGGCCGGCATCACCGGCTGGACGGCGAATCAGCGCGTAGCGGGCTACGAAGTGGACTTCGTAGCCCGCGTAGCGGGCTACGAAGTGGACTTCGTGTTTCGCGCTGAGAGACTGGCCGTGGAGATCGACGGGTTCGCCTTCCATAGCGCCAGCGACGACTTTCAGCACGACCGCATCAAGCAGAACGCCATCGCGCTGGCGGGCTTCCAGGTGCTCAGATTTACGTGGCTCGATCTGACCGAGTATCCGGAGCGGGTGCTCGCAGAAGTTAGGCGCGCGATTTCGGCGCGCTAA
- the purB gene encoding adenylosuccinate lyase, protein MTIPNVLANRYASEEMVAIWSPEAKIVAERRLWIAVLRAQAQLGVAVPDGVIADYERVLDHVDLASINERERVTRHDVKARIEEFNALAGHEHVHKGMTSRDLTENVEQLQIRRSLELVHAHGVAVVARLASRASQYRDVVMAGRSHNVAAQATTLGKRFASAAEETLVALLRIEELIDRYPLRGIKGPMGTAQDMLDLFDGDTERLAALEDRVAEFLGFASGFVSVGQIYPRSLDHDVLSALVQLGAGPSSLAHTIRLMAGHELVTEGFAPGQVGSSAMPHKMNSRSCERVNGLQVVLRGYASMAAELAGAQWNEGDVFCSVVRRVALPDAFFAIDGQIETFLTVLDEFGAYPAVIQRELDRYLPFLATTRILIAAVRAGVGRETAHEVIKEHAVAVALAMRERGSEPDLLDRLAADPRLPLDRAALDAALADRAAFTGAAAAQVDTVVAAVDELVARYPDAAKYTSGSIL, encoded by the coding sequence GTGACGATTCCGAATGTCCTGGCCAACCGCTATGCCAGCGAGGAGATGGTGGCCATCTGGTCACCCGAGGCCAAGATCGTCGCCGAACGGCGGCTGTGGATCGCCGTACTCCGCGCGCAGGCCCAGTTGGGCGTCGCGGTGCCCGACGGCGTGATCGCCGACTACGAACGGGTTCTCGACCACGTCGACCTGGCCTCGATCAACGAGCGCGAACGCGTCACGCGCCACGACGTCAAGGCGCGCATCGAGGAGTTCAACGCACTCGCCGGGCACGAACACGTGCACAAGGGCATGACGAGCCGCGACCTCACCGAGAACGTCGAGCAACTGCAGATCCGGCGTTCGCTCGAGCTGGTGCACGCCCACGGGGTGGCCGTCGTCGCGCGGCTGGCGTCGCGGGCGTCGCAGTACCGCGACGTCGTGATGGCGGGTCGGTCGCACAACGTGGCGGCGCAGGCGACGACGCTCGGCAAGCGGTTCGCGTCGGCGGCGGAGGAGACGCTCGTCGCGCTGCTGCGCATCGAGGAGCTGATCGACCGTTACCCGCTGCGCGGCATCAAGGGCCCGATGGGCACGGCCCAGGACATGCTCGACCTGTTCGACGGGGACACCGAGCGGCTGGCCGCCCTGGAGGATCGCGTCGCCGAATTCTTGGGCTTCGCAAGCGGATTCGTCAGCGTCGGGCAGATCTACCCGCGCTCGCTGGACCACGACGTGCTCTCCGCGCTGGTTCAGCTCGGCGCCGGACCGTCGTCGCTGGCGCACACCATCCGGTTGATGGCGGGCCACGAACTCGTCACCGAGGGCTTCGCGCCGGGCCAGGTCGGATCGTCGGCGATGCCGCACAAGATGAACTCGCGGTCCTGCGAACGCGTCAACGGGCTGCAGGTCGTACTGCGCGGGTACGCCTCGATGGCCGCGGAACTGGCCGGCGCGCAATGGAATGAGGGCGACGTCTTCTGCTCGGTCGTCCGACGGGTCGCGCTGCCCGACGCGTTCTTCGCCATCGACGGCCAGATCGAGACGTTCCTGACGGTGCTCGACGAATTCGGCGCCTACCCCGCGGTGATCCAGCGCGAACTCGACCGCTACCTGCCGTTCCTGGCCACCACGCGCATCCTCATCGCGGCGGTGCGCGCCGGCGTCGGACGCGAGACGGCACACGAGGTCATCAAGGAGCACGCGGTCGCGGTGGCCCTGGCGATGCGTGAAAGGGGTTCGGAGCCAGACCTTCTCGATCGATTGGCGGCCGACCCGCGACTGCCCCTCGACCGCGCGGCCCTTGATGCGGCGCTCGCCGATCGCGCGGCCTTCACCGGCGCGGCGGCCGCCCAGGTCGACACGGTCGTCGCGGCGGTCGACGAGCTGGTGGCCCGCTATCCCGACGCGGCCAAGTACACGTCGGGCTCCATCCTCTAG
- the relZ gene encoding bifunctional ribonuclease/(p)ppGpp synthase, whose amino-acid sequence MHFVGLDLAWGERKPTGVAVVDDAGALVYLGIAQDDPSIRAAVAPYVQGDCLVAFDAPLVVNNPTGQRPSEAALNRDFAKFEAGAHPTNTGKPEFASLPRAARLAAALDLDIDPFSQSGRRAIEVYPHPATIALFRLGRTLKYKSKPGRTFAQLRSELLRLMDLVETLAHATPPLRVADHDGWIELRRLVETAERKSELRRAEDPVDAVVCAYVALFATRRPDDVTVYGDAESGATITPTLPPDLSPAPPEPTPGAVRDAIAQYVDRRPGLLGATDRYLALVTTLLDDAGINYLDVTARTKTVASFAEKADRSVDGRRLFADPLSEITDLIGLRVITFLRDDVTTVANLLAEEMQLLDDRDMGQETAREGRWGYASRHLLVAVEGEQQPASIQVRTVLQHAWAEFEHDIRYKGSIPEEDAPDLDRRFTLAAGLLELADREFSAIRERLKSSPPAQRSEQSSDPRIGTPVLATYLGNRFPDAGWSRTDHYAWISGLLLELGIDSLDDLDELLTGLDTDAVNAKMDYRYPAGAVRRLDDALLAKFGERYVALTGNEHRVSQLQARLEKLSG is encoded by the coding sequence GTGCACTTCGTCGGACTCGACCTCGCGTGGGGGGAGCGCAAACCCACGGGCGTCGCCGTCGTCGACGATGCGGGTGCGCTGGTCTACCTCGGCATCGCGCAGGACGACCCCAGCATCAGGGCGGCCGTGGCGCCCTACGTGCAGGGCGACTGCCTGGTCGCCTTCGACGCGCCCCTGGTGGTGAACAACCCGACCGGCCAGCGACCCAGCGAGGCGGCGCTCAACCGCGACTTCGCCAAGTTCGAGGCGGGCGCCCATCCCACCAACACCGGCAAACCCGAGTTCGCGAGTCTGCCGCGAGCGGCCCGGCTCGCCGCCGCCCTGGACCTGGACATCGACCCGTTCTCGCAGTCCGGCCGGCGGGCCATCGAGGTGTACCCGCACCCCGCGACGATCGCGCTGTTCCGACTCGGCCGCACGCTGAAGTACAAGTCCAAGCCGGGCCGCACCTTCGCTCAGCTGCGTTCGGAGCTGCTGCGCCTGATGGACCTGGTCGAGACGCTGGCGCACGCCACGCCGCCGCTGCGGGTGGCCGACCACGACGGCTGGATCGAGCTGCGCCGACTGGTGGAGACCGCCGAACGCAAGAGCGAACTGCGCCGCGCCGAGGATCCCGTCGACGCCGTGGTCTGCGCGTACGTGGCGCTGTTCGCGACCCGCAGGCCGGATGACGTCACGGTGTACGGCGACGCCGAGTCGGGCGCCACGATCACGCCGACGCTGCCGCCGGACCTCAGCCCCGCGCCGCCGGAGCCGACCCCGGGCGCGGTGCGCGACGCCATCGCACAGTACGTCGATCGGCGCCCGGGTCTGCTGGGGGCCACCGACCGCTACCTGGCCCTGGTGACGACGCTGCTCGACGACGCGGGCATCAACTACCTCGACGTCACGGCCCGCACGAAGACCGTCGCGTCGTTCGCCGAGAAGGCCGACCGCAGCGTCGACGGCAGGCGCCTGTTCGCCGATCCGCTGTCGGAGATCACCGACCTGATCGGGCTGCGGGTGATCACGTTCCTGCGCGACGACGTCACGACGGTCGCCAATTTGCTGGCCGAGGAGATGCAGCTGCTCGACGACCGTGACATGGGCCAGGAGACGGCGCGCGAAGGCCGGTGGGGGTACGCCAGCCGTCATCTGCTGGTCGCCGTCGAGGGTGAGCAGCAACCGGCCTCGATCCAAGTGCGCACGGTACTTCAGCACGCCTGGGCGGAGTTCGAGCACGACATCCGCTACAAGGGCTCGATCCCCGAGGAGGACGCCCCCGACCTCGACCGTCGCTTCACGCTGGCCGCCGGGTTGCTGGAGTTGGCCGACCGCGAATTCAGCGCGATCCGCGAGCGGTTGAAGTCCTCACCGCCGGCGCAGCGGTCCGAGCAGTCCAGCGATCCGCGCATCGGGACGCCGGTCCTCGCCACCTACCTCGGCAACCGCTTCCCCGACGCGGGATGGTCGCGCACCGACCACTATGCGTGGATCTCGGGTTTGCTCCTGGAGTTGGGCATCGATTCCCTCGACGATCTCGACGAGTTGCTCACCGGACTCGACACCGACGCCGTCAACGCCAAGATGGACTACCGCTATCCGGCGGGCGCCGTCCGCCGCCTCGATGATGCGCTGCTGGCGAAGTTCGGCGAGCGCTACGTGGCGCTGACGGGCAACGAGCATCGGGTCAGCCAGCTGCAGGCCCGGCTCGAGAAGC